A single Methanocaldococcus bathoardescens DNA region contains:
- the hepT gene encoding type VII toxin-antitoxin system HepT family RNase toxin, which produces MEKLEKFEEEYYFIKEHEIEDEVTKRALLYSLQVCVDVAMDVVAMLIKDIGLNVEDDYTNIEKLLNHKVITKDEATLLKQYNGLRNAIVHKYDKLNLEVVKEGLKRIDELYEIIIKLIEFYEKVEE; this is translated from the coding sequence TTGGAAAAGCTTGAAAAGTTTGAGGAAGAATATTATTTCATAAAAGAACATGAAATTGAGGATGAAGTTACAAAAAGAGCTTTATTATATTCTCTTCAAGTGTGTGTTGATGTTGCAATGGATGTTGTAGCTATGCTTATTAAAGATATTGGATTGAATGTTGAAGATGATTATACAAACATTGAGAAACTTTTAAATCATAAGGTTATTACAAAAGATGAAGCAACTCTACTAAAACAATATAACGGGCTTAGAAATGCTATTGTCCATAAATACGATAAATTGAATCTTGAAGTTGTAAAAGAGGGATTAAAAAGAATTGATGAACTCTATGAAATAATAATTAAACTCATTGAGTTTTATGAAAAGGTGGAAGAATGA
- a CDS encoding hydroxymethylglutaryl-CoA synthase translates to MAGIVGYGAYIPKYRIKVEEIARVWNKDPESIKKGLLVYEKAVPSLDEDTATIAVEAARNALKRAGINPKDIEAVYVGSESHPYAVKPTATIVAEAIDATPELTAADLEFACKAGTAGIQMCMGLVESGLIKYGLAIGADTAQGAPGDALEYTAAAGGAAYIIGKSNVIAEFNGTYSYTTDTPDFWRREGKPYPRHGGRFTGEPAYFRHVINAAKGLMEKMGTKPEDYDYCVFHQPNGKFYVRVAKILGFKEEQYKVGLLTPYIGNTYSGAVPLGLSNVLDNCEGGERILAVSYGSGAGSDAFDITVTDRINKVKDKAPRTAYYLERKEYIDYALYAKFRKKIKM, encoded by the coding sequence ATGGCTGGTATTGTTGGTTATGGAGCATATATTCCAAAATATAGAATAAAGGTTGAAGAAATAGCAAGAGTATGGAATAAAGACCCTGAATCAATAAAAAAAGGGCTTTTAGTTTATGAGAAAGCAGTTCCAAGCTTAGATGAAGATACTGCAACTATAGCTGTTGAAGCGGCAAGAAATGCATTAAAAAGAGCTGGAATAAATCCAAAAGATATTGAGGCAGTTTATGTTGGAAGTGAGAGTCATCCTTATGCTGTAAAACCAACAGCTACAATAGTTGCTGAAGCAATTGACGCTACACCAGAGCTAACAGCTGCAGATTTAGAGTTTGCATGTAAAGCTGGAACTGCAGGAATTCAGATGTGTATGGGATTGGTTGAGAGTGGTTTAATTAAATATGGATTAGCTATTGGGGCAGATACAGCACAAGGAGCCCCAGGAGATGCTTTAGAATACACAGCAGCAGCTGGTGGGGCAGCATACATAATAGGAAAATCAAATGTTATTGCCGAATTTAATGGCACTTATTCTTACACAACCGACACCCCTGATTTTTGGAGAAGGGAGGGGAAGCCATATCCAAGACATGGAGGAAGATTTACAGGGGAGCCAGCTTACTTTAGACATGTAATTAATGCAGCTAAAGGATTAATGGAAAAAATGGGAACAAAGCCAGAAGATTATGATTATTGTGTATTCCATCAACCAAATGGAAAATTCTACGTTAGAGTTGCTAAGATTTTAGGATTTAAAGAGGAGCAGTATAAAGTTGGATTATTAACCCCTTATATTGGAAACACTTACTCAGGAGCTGTTCCTTTAGGATTATCAAATGTATTAGATAACTGTGAAGGTGGAGAGAGAATTTTAGCTGTTTCCTATGGAAGTGGGGCAGGGAGCGATGCCTTTGATATAACAGTAACTGATAGAATAAACAAAGTTAAAGACAAAGCCCCAAGAACTGCTTATTATTTAGAAAGAAAAGAATACATTGATTATGCATTATATGCTAAATTTAGAAAGAAGATTAAGATGTGA
- a CDS encoding CooT family nickel-binding protein, translating into MCSCNLYFNGELVMEDVMIVEKEGDKIIAIDLFGEKKEFVGEIKKIDLNENKIFIEG; encoded by the coding sequence ATGTGCAGTTGCAATTTATACTTTAATGGAGAGTTAGTTATGGAAGATGTCATGATTGTAGAAAAAGAAGGAGATAAAATTATAGCCATTGATTTATTTGGAGAGAAAAAAGAATTCGTTGGAGAGATTAAAAAAATTGACTTAAATGAAAATAAGATATTCATTGAAGGATGA
- the aspS gene encoding aspartate--tRNA(Asn) ligase, translated as MKWRRTHYSAEITPEMDGQEVIVMGWVHSIRALGKIIFVILRDREGMVQIVAPKQKVGEELFSQIKKLGAEDVIAVKGKVIANEKAPNGFEILPLELEVLNTAQRPLPLDPAEKVPAELDTRLENRFLDLRRPKIQAIFKIRSEMLKSVRKTLYNEGFVEVNTPKLVASCTEGGTELFPISYFEREAFLGQSPQLYKQMLMATGLDRVFEIAPIFRAEEHNTRRHLNEATSIDIEMAFADDKDAMEILEKVVYNAFLDVYENRKKEIETLGIEFELPSEKFDRITYDEAIDIANAKGVEIEWGQDLSREAEKAIGEEMGGLYFITDWPTETRPFYTMPDEKNPNICKAFDLMYKDLEISSGAQRIHLYDLLVENIKKKGLNPDGFTYYLEAFKYGMPPHAGWGLGADRFTMVLTQQENIRECVLFPRDRQRLTP; from the coding sequence ATGAAGTGGAGGAGAACACACTACTCAGCAGAAATTACACCAGAAATGGATGGGCAGGAAGTTATTGTAATGGGTTGGGTTCATTCAATTAGAGCTTTAGGAAAGATTATATTCGTTATTTTGAGAGACAGAGAAGGTATGGTTCAAATTGTAGCACCAAAACAAAAAGTTGGAGAAGAATTGTTTAGCCAAATAAAGAAACTTGGAGCTGAGGATGTTATAGCTGTCAAAGGAAAAGTTATAGCAAATGAAAAAGCACCAAATGGTTTTGAAATATTGCCATTAGAGTTAGAAGTTTTAAACACTGCTCAAAGACCTCTTCCTTTAGACCCAGCTGAAAAAGTTCCAGCTGAGTTAGATACAAGATTAGAAAACAGATTCTTAGATTTAAGAAGACCAAAAATCCAAGCAATATTTAAAATTAGAAGTGAAATGCTAAAATCTGTAAGAAAAACACTTTATAATGAAGGATTTGTTGAAGTAAATACACCAAAATTAGTTGCTTCATGTACTGAAGGAGGAACTGAGCTCTTCCCAATCTCATACTTTGAAAGAGAGGCATTTTTAGGGCAAAGTCCTCAGTTATATAAGCAGATGTTAATGGCTACTGGATTAGATAGAGTTTTTGAAATAGCCCCAATATTTAGAGCTGAAGAGCACAACACAAGAAGGCATTTAAATGAGGCAACTTCAATAGATATTGAGATGGCATTTGCAGATGACAAGGATGCTATGGAGATATTGGAGAAAGTTGTTTATAATGCATTTTTAGATGTCTATGAAAACAGAAAGAAAGAGATTGAAACTTTGGGAATAGAGTTTGAGTTACCGTCAGAAAAGTTTGATAGAATCACCTATGATGAAGCTATTGATATTGCAAATGCAAAGGGTGTTGAAATAGAGTGGGGACAAGATTTAAGTAGAGAGGCAGAGAAAGCAATTGGAGAAGAAATGGGGGGATTATACTTTATAACTGACTGGCCAACAGAAACAAGGCCATTTTACACAATGCCAGATGAGAAAAATCCAAATATATGTAAAGCATTTGATTTAATGTATAAGGATTTAGAGATTTCTTCAGGAGCTCAAAGAATTCACCTATATGATTTGTTAGTTGAGAATATTAAGAAAAAGGGATTAAACCCAGATGGATTTACATACTATTTAGAAGCATTTAAGTATGGAATGCCACCACACGCTGGATGGGGTTTAGGAGCTGATAGATTCACTATGGTTTTAACACAACAAGAAAACATTAGAGAGTGTGTATTATTCCCAAGAGATAGACAGAGATTAACCCCATAA
- a CDS encoding MFS transporter, with amino-acid sequence MGKLEKNVFVIWITTFTTMLGVGLIAPIMAIYAQTLGATNLEIGLIFGSFALARTVAQIPVGVLSDIYGKKFFIVCGTFFYGVFTLLYNFVSTVLGLLIVRTFTGIFSSFVTPVAGSYVAAIAPKTRLGEYMGIFNSAITLGFGVGPFIGGILADIYGIRTPFYFCGFLGILAAIISYMKLEDIVFNENTKKRSIKNISNLFSFEFLKNRNFLSSFVINTSNVMINAGIITYLALYAISYDISISQVGFMIASTNILIALLQRSFGKLYDRLGNVMIIIGIFIISFGMYLLSTSTTFLNMIISLTIVAVGSSISSTATTSLAVKDIPTYRKGEAMGLFTTSMNIGMFIGSISFGFLADILGIANMYKFSAIFSIVVGIISYLRIER; translated from the coding sequence ATGGGAAAATTAGAGAAAAATGTTTTTGTCATTTGGATTACTACCTTTACAACTATGCTTGGTGTTGGTCTTATAGCTCCAATTATGGCAATATACGCCCAAACTTTGGGAGCTACAAACTTAGAAATTGGTTTAATATTTGGTTCATTTGCATTAGCGAGAACAGTAGCTCAAATTCCTGTTGGAGTTTTATCTGACATATATGGAAAGAAGTTTTTTATTGTCTGTGGGACGTTTTTTTATGGAGTTTTTACACTGCTATATAATTTTGTTAGCACAGTTTTAGGTCTTTTAATTGTCAGAACTTTCACAGGAATCTTTTCCTCCTTTGTAACGCCAGTAGCGGGTTCTTATGTAGCGGCTATAGCCCCAAAGACAAGATTAGGAGAATATATGGGAATCTTTAATTCTGCAATTACATTGGGCTTTGGTGTAGGGCCGTTTATAGGCGGAATTCTTGCTGATATTTATGGGATTAGAACACCATTCTACTTTTGTGGATTTTTAGGGATTTTAGCGGCAATTATAAGTTATATGAAATTAGAAGATATTGTTTTTAATGAAAATACAAAAAAGAGAAGTATCAAAAATATATCTAATTTATTTTCATTTGAATTCTTAAAGAATAGAAATTTTCTATCTTCTTTTGTTATTAACACATCTAATGTAATGATAAATGCAGGGATAATTACTTATTTAGCATTGTATGCAATTAGCTATGATATATCTATAAGTCAGGTTGGATTTATGATTGCATCGACAAATATATTAATAGCTTTGCTTCAAAGAAGTTTTGGAAAGCTTTATGATAGATTGGGAAATGTGATGATAATTATTGGAATTTTTATAATATCCTTTGGAATGTATTTGCTCTCAACATCAACAACTTTTTTGAATATGATAATATCCCTAACAATTGTAGCAGTTGGTAGCTCAATATCTTCCACCGCCACAACATCTCTCGCAGTTAAAGATATTCCAACATATAGAAAAGGAGAAGCTATGGGACTCTTTACAACAAGTATGAACATTGGAATGTTTATAGGCTCAATATCATTTGGATTCTTGGCTGATATTTTAGGAATAGCAAATATGTATAAATTTTCAGCAATATTCTCAATTGTTGTGGGGATTATCAGCTATTTAAGGATAGAAAGATAA
- a CDS encoding NTPase, with protein sequence MRIFITGMPGVGKTTLTLKIAEKLKDLGYKVGGFVTKEVREDGRRVGFKIITLDTNEETILAYVGDGKIKVGKYVVFIENLDKVGVEAIKRALEDADIVIIDELGAMEFKSKKFSEVVDEVINSNKPLLATLHRNWVNKFKDKGELYTLTIENRDKLFEEILNKILAELK encoded by the coding sequence ATGAGAATCTTTATAACCGGAATGCCTGGAGTTGGAAAAACCACCTTAACTTTAAAAATAGCTGAAAAATTAAAAGATTTGGGGTATAAAGTTGGTGGTTTTGTAACTAAAGAAGTTAGAGAAGATGGTAGAAGAGTAGGATTTAAGATAATAACCTTAGACACTAATGAAGAGACTATATTGGCTTATGTTGGAGATGGAAAGATAAAAGTTGGAAAATATGTTGTTTTTATAGAGAATTTGGATAAAGTTGGGGTTGAAGCAATAAAAAGAGCATTGGAAGATGCTGATATTGTAATTATTGATGAGCTTGGAGCTATGGAATTTAAAAGTAAAAAATTTTCTGAAGTTGTTGATGAAGTTATTAACAGCAATAAACCATTATTAGCTACCTTACATAGAAATTGGGTCAATAAATTTAAAGATAAGGGGGAGTTATATACCTTAACTATTGAAAATAGAGATAAATTGTTTGAAGAAATATTGAACAAAATATTAGCAGAATTAAAATAA
- a CDS encoding ACT domain-containing protein produces the protein MSRVVVSVIGQDRTGIVAGISKVLAENNVNILDISQTIMDNLFAMIMLVDISNAKVDFTTLKKELEKAGDELGVKVIVQHEDIFKYMHRI, from the coding sequence ATGAGTAGAGTTGTTGTTTCAGTTATTGGACAAGATAGAACTGGAATAGTTGCTGGAATTTCAAAAGTTTTAGCTGAGAACAATGTAAATATCTTGGATATAAGTCAAACAATTATGGATAACCTATTTGCCATGATTATGCTTGTTGATATATCAAATGCTAAGGTGGATTTCACAACCTTAAAAAAAGAGCTTGAAAAGGCTGGGGATGAGTTGGGAGTTAAGGTTATTGTTCAACATGAAGATATATTTAAATATATGCATAGAATTTAA
- a CDS encoding COG1361 S-layer family protein: protein MRKIVLYVLSFLLSLSLVSSSLALQVLEPEYQPKVIHPGDDVDLWIKVANDNYEDNTKIENLVVKVKPHYPFELKQVNPIKGKVIINELNPGEPYTCYFKLHVNEGAKSGNYRIDVIVSYDLVEYSNGEEVSRYHYNFSKIYYLPVYGIADFEVNGLKNLTPGKTENVTISIKNVGTGVAKQVNVYIGYTLNAQKVGEESKEVSMYGVTESQSKDILLPIPIPQNSPITPIGKTKFYLDYLKSGDKKEINILFHTSPNLVEGSYPIPVVITWIDEDGVKRAEQMVLGLYVKGDISLDISNVITDPKEIKPGTTYARIDVTITNNGHAEAKNVKLKLETSYPFKDSWSNCNIKDVGNLMPGAFKVASFYIDVDKYAKAGTYKVPIKISYMDTEDHKFVTTKYIEIYIKPKPLFKILTQNVSVLAGKENNVYVKIKNIGNEKAVRVKVSAIKNSGQPFDYPVKSDTIGTLYPNQTGVAHIVIKPDADATSKPYYITLEIRCAGDSDEGDDNVYVYQEPLKVVVNNSNSKGYEILLGIIAVIAIVLIVGYVFRRKNSRDKE, encoded by the coding sequence TTGAGGAAGATAGTATTATATGTTCTTTCTTTCCTACTTTCCCTATCGTTAGTTAGTTCATCATTAGCATTACAGGTATTGGAGCCTGAATATCAACCAAAAGTAATTCATCCGGGGGACGATGTAGATTTATGGATTAAAGTTGCAAATGACAACTATGAAGACAATACAAAAATTGAAAATTTAGTCGTTAAAGTTAAACCACACTATCCATTTGAATTAAAGCAAGTAAATCCTATCAAAGGGAAAGTTATAATTAATGAGCTAAATCCTGGAGAACCATACACTTGTTACTTTAAACTACATGTAAATGAAGGAGCTAAATCAGGAAATTATAGAATTGATGTAATAGTCAGTTATGATTTGGTTGAATACAGCAATGGTGAAGAAGTGAGCAGATACCACTACAACTTTTCAAAAATCTATTACTTACCAGTTTATGGAATCGCAGATTTTGAAGTTAATGGTTTAAAAAACTTAACTCCTGGAAAGACTGAAAATGTAACCATATCAATAAAAAATGTAGGAACTGGAGTAGCTAAACAAGTTAATGTTTATATTGGATATACATTAAATGCACAAAAGGTAGGAGAAGAGAGCAAAGAAGTGTCAATGTATGGCGTTACGGAGTCTCAAAGTAAAGATATTTTACTTCCAATTCCAATACCACAAAATAGCCCAATTACACCAATAGGCAAGACTAAATTTTATTTAGACTATTTAAAATCAGGAGATAAAAAAGAAATAAACATTTTATTCCACACTTCCCCTAATTTAGTTGAAGGCTCTTATCCAATTCCAGTGGTTATAACATGGATAGATGAGGATGGTGTAAAAAGAGCTGAACAGATGGTTTTAGGTTTGTATGTTAAAGGAGATATTTCTTTAGATATAAGTAATGTTATAACTGACCCGAAAGAAATAAAACCAGGAACAACATACGCAAGAATTGATGTAACAATTACAAATAATGGACACGCTGAAGCTAAGAATGTCAAATTAAAGTTAGAAACAAGTTATCCATTTAAAGATAGCTGGAGCAACTGTAACATTAAAGATGTTGGTAATTTAATGCCTGGAGCCTTTAAAGTGGCTTCATTCTATATAGATGTTGATAAATATGCCAAAGCAGGAACCTATAAAGTTCCTATAAAAATTAGCTATATGGATACAGAAGACCATAAATTCGTTACAACAAAGTATATTGAGATTTACATAAAACCAAAACCTCTATTCAAAATATTAACCCAAAATGTTAGTGTATTAGCTGGAAAAGAAAATAATGTATATGTAAAAATAAAAAACATTGGGAATGAAAAAGCTGTAAGAGTTAAAGTTTCTGCGATAAAAAACTCAGGACAGCCATTTGACTATCCTGTAAAAAGTGATACTATAGGAACTTTATATCCTAATCAAACAGGGGTGGCTCATATAGTAATAAAACCAGATGCAGACGCTACATCTAAGCCATATTATATAACTTTAGAAATAAGATGTGCAGGAGATAGTGATGAAGGGGATGATAACGTCTATGTCTATCAAGAGCCGTTAAAAGTAGTAGTTAATAATTCAAATTCAAAAGGTTATGAAATATTGTTGGGAATAATAGCAGTTATTGCTATTGTATTGATTGTGGGATACGTATTTAGAAGAAAAAATAGTAGAGATAAAGAATAA
- a CDS encoding thiolase domain-containing protein yields the protein MRDVAIIGYGQTKFGELWERSFRSLIVEAGVKAVESAGIDGKDIDEMYVGNMSAGLFVGQEHIASLIAEHAGLNPIPSTRVEAACASGSLALRQAVLNVASGASDVVLVGGVEKMTDVVDATSAISSASDQEWEALFGATFPSLYAMMAQRYMYEYGLTLEELSMWSVIMHENASKNRYAQFPFKVTLEQVLNSSPVAEPLRLLHCSPVSDGAAALIVCEAEKAKEFVSSDDIIYIKASVQASDTIALHSRESITSLKAARVASEKAYKMANIEPKDIDVAEVHDCFAINGLILMEELGFCKKGEAGKVVYDKKIAIDYDEFPTINPSGGLKAAGHALGATGIRQVGEIYWQLKQDKEVKDRQVEIKNGYGITVNVGGTGGTVCVHILSDKK from the coding sequence ATGAGAGACGTTGCAATTATTGGATATGGACAAACAAAGTTTGGTGAATTGTGGGAAAGAAGTTTTAGAAGTTTAATTGTTGAAGCCGGTGTTAAGGCAGTTGAATCAGCAGGTATAGATGGGAAGGATATAGATGAGATGTATGTTGGAAATATGAGTGCTGGTTTGTTTGTTGGGCAGGAGCATATAGCTTCATTGATAGCTGAGCATGCTGGTCTAAACCCAATACCTTCAACAAGAGTTGAAGCTGCATGTGCATCTGGTAGCTTAGCTTTAAGGCAAGCGGTTTTAAATGTAGCGAGTGGGGCGAGTGATGTTGTATTAGTTGGTGGAGTAGAAAAAATGACTGATGTTGTTGATGCAACTTCAGCAATATCATCAGCTTCAGACCAAGAGTGGGAAGCGTTATTTGGAGCTACTTTTCCTTCACTGTATGCGATGATGGCTCAAAGATATATGTATGAGTATGGTTTAACCTTAGAAGAGTTATCAATGTGGAGCGTTATTATGCATGAAAACGCTTCAAAGAACAGATATGCCCAATTTCCATTTAAAGTTACATTGGAGCAAGTTCTTAACTCTTCACCGGTTGCTGAGCCTTTAAGATTATTACACTGCTCACCAGTCTCAGATGGTGCAGCTGCCCTTATAGTATGTGAAGCAGAGAAAGCTAAGGAGTTTGTTAGTAGTGATGATATCATCTATATTAAAGCAAGTGTTCAGGCATCAGATACAATTGCTTTACACAGTAGAGAGAGCATAACAAGCTTAAAAGCTGCAAGAGTAGCAAGTGAAAAAGCATATAAAATGGCAAATATAGAGCCAAAAGATATAGATGTTGCTGAAGTCCATGATTGCTTTGCTATAAATGGTTTAATATTAATGGAAGAGCTTGGTTTCTGCAAAAAAGGAGAGGCAGGAAAAGTTGTTTATGATAAAAAAATAGCTATTGATTATGATGAATTCCCAACAATAAATCCAAGTGGTGGATTAAAAGCTGCAGGACACGCTTTAGGGGCAACAGGAATTAGACAAGTTGGAGAAATTTACTGGCAGTTAAAGCAGGATAAAGAAGTTAAAGATAGACAAGTTGAGATTAAAAATGGATATGGAATTACTGTAAATGTTGGAGGAACTGGAGGAACAGTTTGTGTTCATATTTTGTCTGATAAAAAATAA
- a CDS encoding Zn-ribbon domain-containing OB-fold protein yields MVVRSWRHIRERYNLIGVRCKNCGTVYFPSREICPKCRRKTEFEEIKLSGKGKVYTYSVVHVAPKDFEKQSPYVIAIIELEEGARITGQIVDCKPEDVYIGMPVEAVFRRIKEDGDDGVITYGYKFRPVEN; encoded by the coding sequence ATGGTTGTTAGAAGTTGGAGGCATATAAGGGAGAGATATAACTTAATTGGAGTTAGATGTAAGAATTGTGGGACAGTTTATTTCCCTTCAAGGGAAATATGTCCAAAGTGTAGAAGAAAGACAGAGTTTGAAGAAATAAAATTAAGTGGAAAGGGGAAAGTTTATACATACTCTGTTGTTCATGTAGCCCCAAAAGATTTTGAGAAACAATCCCCTTATGTAATAGCAATAATTGAGTTAGAAGAAGGAGCAAGAATAACTGGGCAGATAGTAGATTGCAAGCCAGAAGATGTTTATATTGGCATGCCTGTTGAGGCAGTATTTAGAAGAATTAAAGAAGATGGAGATGATGGAGTTATAACTTATGGTTATAAGTTTAGACCTGTTGAAAATTAA
- a CDS encoding efflux RND transporter permease subunit codes for MGLRDIMEKIGRFSATKPFVVLLIIFIVTLFLASQIPHIKKQTSFEKMLPQDLPEVKEIYEVRDEFGGTDVAIVAVKIVPSDSSNKVVDIRDPRVLEAVKTLEENLRTIDGVTQVSSPVDVLTKLNGGVVPKSIDTVKLLLEKIPEQEREKMFNKDYSMMTIQVFTDVGADEKKNKELVNAIEERIKETQLPPGVEAIPTGTPVLRALIGKLMNESQVVTTTVAMFAILFIILLHFRKITSVLLLSPLIFALIWTGGFMGLFGLPLDMATAGVGSLILGLGIDYGIYFGSRYNEEREKGASPVEAAAITVKYAGSSVLASAATTVAGLLALTIAPLPMMANLGKVCAIGIASCCFLTIFFLPAVLVIDEMYLAPIIKRLKRVVH; via the coding sequence ATGGGATTAAGAGATATTATGGAAAAAATTGGTAGGTTCTCTGCAACAAAACCGTTTGTGGTTCTTTTGATAATATTTATAGTAACGTTATTTTTAGCTTCACAAATTCCACACATTAAAAAGCAAACATCATTTGAAAAAATGCTTCCTCAAGATTTGCCTGAAGTTAAAGAGATTTATGAAGTTAGGGATGAGTTCGGTGGGACAGATGTGGCAATAGTGGCAGTGAAAATAGTTCCTTCTGATTCTTCAAATAAGGTTGTTGATATAAGAGACCCGAGAGTTTTAGAGGCCGTAAAGACGTTAGAAGAGAACTTAAGAACTATAGACGGCGTTACGCAAGTTTCTTCACCAGTAGATGTTTTAACTAAATTAAATGGAGGAGTTGTTCCAAAAAGCATTGACACTGTAAAATTACTGTTAGAAAAAATTCCAGAACAAGAAAGAGAAAAAATGTTCAACAAAGATTATTCAATGATGACAATTCAAGTTTTTACTGATGTGGGAGCTGATGAAAAGAAAAATAAGGAATTGGTAAATGCTATTGAAGAAAGAATTAAAGAAACTCAACTTCCTCCAGGAGTCGAAGCGATTCCTACTGGAACTCCTGTATTGAGGGCATTAATCGGAAAATTAATGAATGAAAGCCAAGTAGTTACAACAACGGTTGCTATGTTCGCAATACTTTTTATTATCTTACTGCACTTCAGAAAAATTACTTCAGTTCTCTTACTTTCTCCTCTAATATTCGCCCTAATTTGGACTGGGGGATTTATGGGACTTTTTGGACTACCATTAGATATGGCAACTGCTGGAGTGGGTTCTCTTATCTTAGGTTTAGGTATTGACTATGGAATTTACTTTGGAAGCAGGTATAACGAAGAAAGAGAAAAAGGAGCTTCTCCTGTAGAAGCAGCTGCTATAACTGTTAAGTACGCAGGTTCTTCAGTTTTAGCGAGTGCCGCTACAACAGTAGCTGGTTTATTAGCATTAACTATAGCTCCTCTTCCAATGATGGCAAATCTTGGAAAAGTTTGTGCAATAGGGATAGCCTCATGTTGTTTCTTAACTATATTCTTCTTACCAGCCGTTTTGGTTATTGACGAGATGTATTTAGCCCCTATAATAAAAAGATTAAAAAGGGTGGTACATTGA
- the taw2 gene encoding tRNA(Phe) (4-demethylwyosine(37)-C(7)) aminocarboxypropyltransferase Taw2, producing MKYQKVGDVVIVKKELNEEEIKEIVKRTKCKTIVLYTTQITGEFRTPHVKILFGEETETIHKEYGCLFKLDVAKIMWSQGNIEERKRMAHISNKNEVVVDMFAGIGYFTIPLAKYSKPKLVYAIEKNPIAYHYLCENTKLNKLNNVVPILSDNRDVELKDIADRVIMGYVHKTHKFLDKAFEFLKNKGVIHYHETVAEKIMYERPIERLKFYAEKNGYKLINYKVGKIKKYAPGVWHVVVDAEFEKT from the coding sequence ATGAAATATCAAAAAGTTGGAGATGTGGTTATAGTTAAAAAAGAATTAAACGAAGAGGAAATTAAAGAGATTGTAAAAAGAACTAAATGTAAAACAATTGTTTTATACACCACACAAATAACTGGTGAGTTTAGAACACCACATGTAAAAATTTTATTTGGGGAAGAAACAGAGACAATACATAAAGAGTATGGATGCTTATTTAAGTTAGATGTAGCTAAAATTATGTGGAGTCAGGGAAATATTGAAGAAAGGAAAAGGATGGCCCATATTAGTAATAAAAATGAAGTAGTTGTTGATATGTTCGCTGGAATTGGTTATTTTACAATCCCATTAGCTAAATACTCAAAACCAAAATTAGTTTATGCCATTGAAAAAAACCCTATAGCTTATCACTACTTATGTGAAAATACCAAATTAAATAAATTAAATAATGTAGTTCCAATTTTGTCTGATAATAGAGATGTTGAATTAAAAGATATTGCCGATAGGGTAATTATGGGCTACGTCCATAAAACTCATAAATTTTTAGATAAAGCATTTGAATTTTTGAAAAATAAAGGAGTTATACATTACCACGAAACTGTGGCTGAAAAGATTATGTATGAAAGACCCATAGAGAGATTAAAGTTCTATGCTGAAAAAAATGGCTATAAACTAATAAACTATAAAGTAGGAAAAATTAAAAAATATGCCCCAGGTGTTTGGCACGTTGTTGTAGATGCAGAATTCGAAAAAACTTAG
- a CDS encoding nucleotidyltransferase domain-containing protein translates to MIEKIKKDFEEFKDRVFGILLYGSYAKNKYTKRSDIDICLVGVDKNTYVEILGKLGNKYDIKIFEELPLYIKIDVIKNHKVIWGNELELSEYFYKFRKIWGDMEKRIRENQFKSVREKVMLRRRFNAKKEEILGIGLSQE, encoded by the coding sequence ATGATTGAAAAAATAAAGAAAGACTTTGAAGAATTTAAGGATAGAGTGTTTGGGATTCTGCTATATGGCTCTTATGCAAAAAATAAATACACAAAAAGAAGTGATATTGATATATGCTTAGTAGGAGTTGATAAAAACACTTATGTGGAAATCTTAGGAAAATTGGGAAATAAATACGATATAAAAATCTTTGAAGAGCTTCCTTTGTATATAAAAATTGACGTTATAAAAAACCATAAGGTTATTTGGGGAAATGAATTAGAGCTTTCAGAGTATTTCTACAAATTTAGAAAAATTTGGGGAGATATGGAAAAGAGAATTAGGGAAAATCAATTCAAAAGCGTTAGGGAAAAGGTTATGCTAAGGAGGAGATTTAATGCAAAGAAAGAAGAGATACTTGGAATAGGACTTTCGCAGGAATAA